The proteins below come from a single Prochlorococcus marinus str. MIT 9215 genomic window:
- a CDS encoding NAD(P)H-quinone oxidoreductase subunit 5, producing the protein MPQASEIAWLIPVFPLIGAVLSGFGLISINKKINNSREIVSVGLISFVGISAVISYKALIEQISGYQSVEKLFVWASAGDFTIPMGFVLDPLGSVMLALVTTITLLVMIYSHGYMSHDKGYVRFFTYLALFSSSMMGLIVSPNLLEIYVFWELVGMCSYLLVGFWYDRDGAAHAAQKAFVVNRVGDFGLLLGILGLFWATNSFDFNEIAKGISQSISDNSIPIWAALLLCFLVFLGPMAKSAQFPLHVWLPDAMEGPTPISALIHAATMVAAGIFLVARLQPLYSIFPSIQFIIALVGTITCFLGASIALTQMDLKKGLAYSTVSQLGYMMLAMGCGAPIAGIFHLVTHACFKAMLFLGSGSVIHAMEEVVGHQPVLAQDMRLMGGLRKKMPYTSTTFLIGCIAISGIPPLAGFWSKDEILGNAFISYPAFWFVGLITAGMTAFYMFRLYFLTFEGDFRGEDKELQKELLIASKLNLDEENAEEHEEHGSIHESPWSMTFPLVFLAVPSVIIGFMGLPWDSKIANLLDPEEAETAAKAFELKEFLPLAIASVLIASAGIFIAYQAYFVKKINLSVLFAKKFPDVNHFLSNKWYLDDINERIFVKGSRKLAKEVLEVDSKVVDGVVNLTGLLTLGSGEGLKYFETGRAQFYALIVFGGVILLVAIFGFQSP; encoded by the coding sequence ATGCCTCAAGCTTCAGAAATTGCCTGGTTAATTCCTGTATTCCCATTGATTGGAGCGGTGCTTTCTGGTTTTGGTCTAATAAGTATCAACAAAAAAATTAATAATTCAAGAGAAATTGTTTCTGTAGGTTTGATTTCTTTCGTCGGGATTTCTGCGGTAATTAGTTATAAAGCTTTGATTGAACAAATTAGTGGTTATCAATCAGTAGAAAAATTATTTGTATGGGCCAGCGCTGGAGATTTTACAATACCAATGGGATTTGTACTTGATCCTTTGGGGAGTGTAATGCTTGCTTTAGTAACTACAATAACTTTACTGGTAATGATTTATTCCCATGGTTATATGTCGCATGACAAAGGTTATGTGAGATTTTTTACGTATTTAGCATTATTTAGTAGTTCAATGATGGGATTAATAGTGAGTCCAAATTTATTAGAAATTTACGTTTTTTGGGAATTAGTTGGAATGTGTTCTTACTTATTAGTAGGTTTTTGGTATGACAGAGATGGCGCTGCCCACGCTGCGCAAAAAGCATTTGTTGTTAATAGAGTGGGAGATTTTGGATTATTATTAGGTATTCTTGGTCTGTTCTGGGCAACAAATAGTTTTGATTTTAATGAAATAGCTAAAGGAATTTCTCAATCAATATCTGATAATTCAATACCCATTTGGGCTGCTTTACTACTTTGTTTTTTGGTTTTTTTAGGGCCAATGGCAAAATCTGCTCAGTTTCCTCTGCATGTATGGTTGCCTGATGCGATGGAAGGCCCCACACCTATTTCTGCACTTATCCATGCTGCAACAATGGTTGCTGCAGGAATATTTCTTGTGGCAAGACTTCAACCTTTGTACTCAATATTCCCCTCTATTCAGTTCATTATTGCTTTAGTTGGTACCATAACTTGTTTTTTAGGAGCCTCTATAGCTTTGACTCAAATGGATTTAAAAAAAGGTTTAGCTTATAGTACTGTTTCTCAGCTTGGTTATATGATGCTTGCAATGGGTTGTGGAGCACCAATAGCAGGAATTTTTCATTTAGTGACTCATGCTTGTTTTAAAGCAATGCTATTTTTGGGCTCAGGTTCAGTAATACATGCTATGGAAGAAGTAGTTGGCCATCAGCCTGTATTAGCTCAAGATATGAGATTAATGGGTGGTTTAAGAAAAAAAATGCCATATACATCAACAACATTTTTAATCGGTTGTATAGCAATTAGTGGAATTCCTCCATTGGCAGGTTTTTGGAGTAAAGATGAGATACTTGGAAATGCTTTTATATCTTATCCAGCTTTTTGGTTTGTAGGACTTATAACAGCTGGCATGACTGCTTTTTACATGTTTAGGCTTTATTTCTTGACATTTGAAGGAGATTTTAGAGGGGAGGATAAAGAGTTGCAAAAAGAGCTTTTAATAGCTTCTAAATTAAACCTAGATGAAGAAAATGCAGAAGAGCATGAAGAACATGGCTCTATTCATGAGTCGCCTTGGTCAATGACATTTCCTTTGGTATTTCTAGCTGTGCCGTCTGTAATTATAGGTTTTATGGGACTTCCATGGGATAGTAAAATTGCAAATTTACTAGATCCTGAGGAAGCAGAGACTGCTGCAAAAGCCTTCGAATTAAAAGAATTTTTGCCTTTAGCAATAGCATCAGTTCTTATTGCATCAGCTGGAATATTTATTGCTTATCAAGCATATTTTGTGAAAAAAATTAATTTGTCAGTTTTATTTGCCAAAAAGTTTCCTGATGTCAACCATTTTTTATCCAACAAATGGTACTTAGATGATATTAATGAAAGAATTTTTGTTAAGGGAAGTAGAAAATTAGCTAAAGAAGTCTTAGAAGTTGATTCTAAGGTTGTCGATGGCGTAGTAAATCTTACTGGTCTTTTAACTTTAGGGAGTGGAGAAGGTTTAAAATATTTTGAGACTGGTAGGGCTCAATTTTATGCTCTCATTGTTTTTGGAGGTGTAATTCTTCTAGTTGCTATATTTGGTTTTCAATCTCCTTAA
- a CDS encoding NAD(P)H-quinone oxidoreductase subunit 4, whose protein sequence is MFGTLGAGLSNFPWLSASILFPIGSALVIPFFPDKGDGKEVRWFALSIALITFLITVGSYINGFDINNENVQLKENISWLPDLGLTWSVGADGMSMPLILLTSFITALAVLAAWPVKFKPKLFFFLILVMDGGQIAVFAVQDMLLFFLTWELELIPVYLLLAIWGGKNRQYAATKFIIYTAGSSIFILLAALAMGFYGTEIPNFEFSHLAAQDFSQKFQILCYVGLLIAFGVKLPIVPLHTWLPDAHGEATAPVHMLLAGILLKMGGYALLRFNAQLLPVAHAQFAPLLIVLGVVNIIYAALTSFAQRNLKRKIAYSSISHMGFVLIGIGSFSSLGTSGAMLQMVSHGLIGASLFFLVGATYDRTKTLKLDEMSGVGQKMRIMFALWTACSLASLALPGMSGFVSELMVFTGFVTDEVYTLPFRVVMASLAAIGVILTPIYLLSMLREIFFGKENPKLIEERKLIDAEPREVYIIACLLLPIIGIGLYPRLVTESYIASINNLVDRDLTAVKSAVKTNIFSGTKKNEILKAPTI, encoded by the coding sequence ATGTTTGGAACTTTGGGAGCTGGATTGTCTAATTTCCCTTGGTTATCTGCCTCAATTTTATTTCCAATTGGTAGTGCATTAGTGATACCTTTTTTCCCAGATAAAGGAGATGGCAAAGAGGTGAGATGGTTTGCGTTATCTATTGCATTAATAACTTTTTTAATAACTGTAGGTTCATACATAAATGGCTTTGATATAAATAATGAGAATGTTCAACTGAAAGAAAATATTAGTTGGCTCCCTGATTTAGGTCTTACTTGGTCTGTTGGTGCTGATGGTATGTCTATGCCGTTAATATTATTAACTAGTTTTATAACTGCATTAGCAGTTCTCGCTGCATGGCCAGTTAAGTTTAAACCAAAGTTATTTTTCTTTTTGATATTGGTTATGGATGGCGGGCAAATCGCTGTGTTTGCTGTCCAGGATATGCTTTTATTCTTTCTAACTTGGGAACTTGAATTAATTCCCGTATATTTATTACTTGCCATTTGGGGTGGCAAAAACAGACAATACGCAGCTACAAAATTCATTATCTATACAGCTGGCAGTTCTATATTCATTCTTCTAGCTGCCTTAGCAATGGGTTTCTATGGTACAGAAATTCCTAACTTTGAGTTCTCTCACCTGGCAGCTCAAGATTTTAGTCAGAAATTCCAAATATTATGTTATGTGGGGCTATTAATTGCCTTTGGAGTAAAACTACCAATCGTACCTCTTCATACTTGGCTCCCAGATGCTCATGGAGAGGCTACAGCCCCTGTTCATATGCTTTTAGCAGGAATTTTATTAAAGATGGGAGGATATGCCCTTTTAAGATTTAATGCACAATTATTACCAGTTGCGCATGCTCAATTTGCCCCATTATTAATAGTTCTAGGGGTTGTCAATATAATTTATGCTGCATTAACTTCTTTTGCTCAAAGAAATCTTAAAAGAAAAATTGCATACAGTTCCATAAGTCATATGGGTTTCGTACTTATTGGAATAGGGAGTTTTAGTAGTCTTGGAACAAGCGGAGCTATGCTGCAAATGGTTAGTCATGGATTAATCGGTGCAAGTTTATTCTTTCTTGTTGGTGCTACCTATGACAGAACAAAGACTCTTAAACTTGATGAGATGAGTGGAGTAGGACAAAAAATGAGAATCATGTTTGCCCTATGGACTGCTTGCTCCTTGGCTTCCCTTGCTTTACCAGGTATGAGTGGATTTGTTTCCGAATTAATGGTATTTACAGGGTTCGTTACTGATGAGGTTTATACACTTCCTTTTCGGGTAGTAATGGCCTCTTTAGCTGCTATCGGAGTTATACTTACACCTATTTATCTACTTTCAATGTTACGAGAAATTTTCTTTGGTAAAGAAAATCCTAAATTAATCGAAGAAAGAAAACTTATAGATGCAGAGCCAAGGGAAGTTTATATTATTGCTTGCTTACTTTTACCGATAATTGGAATAGGTTTGTACCCAAGATTAGTTACTGAAAGTTATATAGCATCTATCAATAATTTAGTCGATAGAGATTTAACTGCAGTTAAAAGTGCTGTGAAAACAAATATCTTTTCAGGAACTAAAAAAAATGAAATTTTAAAAGCTCCAACAATATAG
- a CDS encoding segregation/condensation protein A: protein MLIKFLQDAAGKGELDPWDIDVISVIDSFLEQHSHTCNKSSNRHSSYNKDLAETSEAFFAASVLVNLKAQVLESDVFKENSSDFDDEFDLDDQDWIDKEFDIPKYPEKYLRRRSIAQPILKRTTTLGELVSQLESIAEVIETQDLLLMKRKRNKKYSNKALISQVKSLAHREKLPETTKALGKFIDGWEKALQWTDFEYLVEKWKTVVKNDLDKDRLGVFWALLFLSSENKIEIKQINSLYGPIQIKRIIPDGGLAQLPIENLEVGNASSSGA, encoded by the coding sequence TTGTTGATTAAGTTTCTTCAGGACGCGGCTGGCAAGGGTGAGCTTGATCCATGGGATATTGATGTAATAAGTGTAATTGATAGTTTTTTAGAGCAACACTCACATACTTGCAATAAATCTTCAAATAGACATAGCTCATATAATAAGGATTTAGCTGAGACAAGCGAAGCATTTTTTGCCGCTTCAGTACTAGTTAATTTAAAGGCTCAGGTTTTGGAATCTGATGTTTTCAAAGAAAATTCTTCAGATTTTGACGATGAATTTGACTTGGATGATCAAGATTGGATTGATAAAGAATTTGATATTCCAAAATATCCTGAAAAATATTTAAGGAGAAGATCAATTGCTCAACCAATTCTTAAACGTACAACAACATTGGGAGAACTTGTAAGCCAGTTAGAGTCGATAGCAGAAGTTATAGAAACTCAGGATCTTCTGCTCATGAAGAGAAAAAGAAATAAAAAATATTCTAATAAGGCTTTAATTTCTCAAGTAAAATCATTAGCACATCGTGAGAAACTTCCAGAAACTACTAAAGCATTAGGGAAATTTATAGATGGATGGGAAAAAGCATTACAATGGACAGATTTTGAATATTTAGTCGAGAAATGGAAAACAGTTGTTAAAAATGATTTAGATAAAGATCGTTTAGGAGTTTTTTGGGCTCTGTTATTTTTATCGTCTGAAAACAAAATTGAAATTAAACAAATTAATTCTTTATATGGTCCAATTCAAATTAAAAGAATAATACCTGATGGTGGCTTAGCTCAATTGCCTATAGAAAATCTTGAGGTAGGTAATGCCTCTTCCTCGGGTGCATAG